A genomic stretch from Lepisosteus oculatus isolate fLepOcu1 chromosome 7, fLepOcu1.hap2, whole genome shotgun sequence includes:
- the osgep gene encoding tRNA N6-adenosine threonylcarbamoyltransferase isoform X1, with amino-acid sequence MTVVIGFEGSANKIGVGIVRDGVVLSNPRRTYITPPGQGFLPSETARHHRGVVLTVLKEALQQAGLTPADIDCVAYTKGPGMGAPLVTVAIVARTVAQLWGKPLLGVNHCIGHIEMGRLITGATNPTVLYVSGGNTQVIAYSERRYRIFGETIDIAVGNCLDRFARVIKISNDPSPGYNIEQMAKKSSRFVELPYTVKGMDVSFSGILSFVEEMAHKLLGSGECSAEDLCFSLQETVFAMLVEITERAMAHCGSQEVMIVGGVGCNLRLQEMMGVMCAERGARLFATDERFCIDNGAMIAQAGWEMFRSGQVTELKDSWITQRFRTDEVEVTWRD; translated from the exons ATGACGGTGGTGATTGGGTTCGAAGGCAGCGCCAACAAGATCGGCGTGGGGATCGTGAGGGATGGAGTGGTGCTCTCTAACCCCCGGCGCACCTACATCACCCCCCCGGGGCAAG GGTTCCTGCCCAGCGAGACAGCCAGACACCACCGTGGAGTTGTACTGACAGTCCTCAAGGAGGCGCTGCAGCAGGCTGGCCTCACGCCCGCCGACATCGACTGTGTGGCCTACACCAAAG GGCCCGGGATGGGCGCCCCCCTGGTTACCGTGGCGATAGTGGCCCGAACAGTAGCCCAGCTGTGGGGGAAGCCACTGCTGGGCGTCAATCATTGCATCGGTCATATCGAGATGGGGCGTCTCATCACGGGGGCAACTAACCCCACCGTGCTGTACGTCAGTGGGGGCAACACACAG GTGATCGCATACTCCGAGCGGAGGTACAGGATCTTCGGGGAGACCATCGACATCGCTGTGGGAAATTGCCTGGACAGATTCGCACGTGTCATCAAA aTCTCCAACGACCCCAGCCCTGGATATAACATCGAGCAGATGGCTAAAAA GAGCAGCCGGTTTGTGGAGCTGCCCTACACAGTAAAGGGGATGGATGTGTCGTTCTCGGGGATCCTGTCCTTCGTTGAG GAGATGGCGCACAAGCTGCTGGGCTCGGGCGAGTGCAGCGCCGAGGACCTCTGCTTCTCCCTGCAG GAGACGGTTTTTGCCATGCTGGTGGAGATCACGGAGAGGGCAATGGCTCACTGTGGCTCCCAGGAAGTCATGATTGTCGGAGGGGTGGGCT GCAACCTGCGGCTGCAGGAAATGATGGGGGTCATGTGTGCAGAGAGGGGGGCTCGCCTGTTTGCCACGGACGAGAG GTTCTGTATTGATAACGGGGCGATGATTGCTCAAGCTGGCTGGGAGATGTTCCGCTCGGGACAGGTGACAGAGCTGAAAGACTCCTGGATCACACAGAG GTTCCGGACAGACGAGGTGGAGGTGACGTGGAGGGACTAG
- the osgep gene encoding tRNA N6-adenosine threonylcarbamoyltransferase isoform X2, protein MTVVIGFEGSANKIGVGIVRDGVVLSNPRRTYITPPGQGFLPSETARHHRGVVLTVLKEALQQAGLTPADIDCVAYTKGPGMGAPLVTVAIVARTVAQLWGKPLLGVNHCIGHIEMGRLITGATNPTVLYVSGGNTQVIAYSERRYRIFGETIDIAVGNCLDRFARVIKISNDPSPGYNIEQMAKKSSRFVELPYTVKGMDVSFSGILSFVEEMAHKLLGSGECSAEDLCFSLQETVFAMLVEITERAMAHCGSQEVMIVGGVGCNLRLQEMMGVMCAERGARLFATDERFRTDEVEVTWRD, encoded by the exons ATGACGGTGGTGATTGGGTTCGAAGGCAGCGCCAACAAGATCGGCGTGGGGATCGTGAGGGATGGAGTGGTGCTCTCTAACCCCCGGCGCACCTACATCACCCCCCCGGGGCAAG GGTTCCTGCCCAGCGAGACAGCCAGACACCACCGTGGAGTTGTACTGACAGTCCTCAAGGAGGCGCTGCAGCAGGCTGGCCTCACGCCCGCCGACATCGACTGTGTGGCCTACACCAAAG GGCCCGGGATGGGCGCCCCCCTGGTTACCGTGGCGATAGTGGCCCGAACAGTAGCCCAGCTGTGGGGGAAGCCACTGCTGGGCGTCAATCATTGCATCGGTCATATCGAGATGGGGCGTCTCATCACGGGGGCAACTAACCCCACCGTGCTGTACGTCAGTGGGGGCAACACACAG GTGATCGCATACTCCGAGCGGAGGTACAGGATCTTCGGGGAGACCATCGACATCGCTGTGGGAAATTGCCTGGACAGATTCGCACGTGTCATCAAA aTCTCCAACGACCCCAGCCCTGGATATAACATCGAGCAGATGGCTAAAAA GAGCAGCCGGTTTGTGGAGCTGCCCTACACAGTAAAGGGGATGGATGTGTCGTTCTCGGGGATCCTGTCCTTCGTTGAG GAGATGGCGCACAAGCTGCTGGGCTCGGGCGAGTGCAGCGCCGAGGACCTCTGCTTCTCCCTGCAG GAGACGGTTTTTGCCATGCTGGTGGAGATCACGGAGAGGGCAATGGCTCACTGTGGCTCCCAGGAAGTCATGATTGTCGGAGGGGTGGGCT GCAACCTGCGGCTGCAGGAAATGATGGGGGTCATGTGTGCAGAGAGGGGGGCTCGCCTGTTTGCCACGGACGAGAG GTTCCGGACAGACGAGGTGGAGGTGACGTGGAGGGACTAG
- the mlc1 gene encoding membrane protein MLC1 isoform X2, whose product MMPRDEAPREEYTYDHMPTLERSRRGDNTSYTVDVKPSDLRRSPSLHPCLSYRTWLYSVLIGGSLLITAGFSLYLGNVFPVAMDYLRCAAGSSIPAAVVSFAIAKNRQAMVSDYQVLFVSTFAVTTTCLVWFGCKLVLNPTAININFNLILLILLEVLLASTVILSARSTEDCCGRTAPVTSEPPVVLKPLCFPTRLLKSYSVIEVIVGISAVFGGIIALNMDALVPGPYLSVTFFWILVACFPSAIASHVVAEYPNKCLVEVLIAISSVTSPLLFSASGFLSCSVLRFVNIFLHEIPVAKQSYDILLLILMVLLLVQAVLTLATVLHCVSFKTELRLGKPDWGSPSYTQHSPRPSEVSNGAVREFDKDKAWKAVVVQMAQ is encoded by the exons ATGATGCCCCGAGACGAGGCTCCGCGGGAGGAGTACACGTACGACCACATGCCGACGCTGGAGCGGTCCCGGCGCGGGGACAATACCAGCTACACGGTGGACGTCAAGCCCAGCGACCTGCGGCGGAGCCCCAGCCTCCACCCCTGCCTGAGCTACAGGACCTGGCTCTACAGCGTCCTGATCGGG GGCAGTCTCCTCATCACAGCCGGCTTCTCTCTGTACCTGGGCAACGTCTTCCCTGTTGCCATGGACTACCTGCGCTGCGCGGCCGGCTCT AGCATCCCTGCGGCAGTGGTGAGCTTCGCCATCGCGAAGAACCGGCAGGCCATG GTGTCAGACTACCAGGTGCTGTTCGTGTCGACCTTTGCGGTGACGACGACCTGTCTCGTCTGGTTCGGCTGCAAGCTGGTGCTGAACCCCACGGCCATCAAC ATCAATTTCAACCTGATCCTGCTGATCCTGCTGGAGGTCCTGCTAGCGAGTACCGTCATCTTGTCTGCCCGCTCCACCGAGGACTGCTGCGGCCGCACAGCG CCTGTGACCTCTGAGCCCCCTGTGGTTCTGAAACCCCTGTGCTTTCCCACCAGGCTGCTCAAGTCCTACTCT GTGATCGAGGTGATCGTGGGGATATCGGCGGTGTTTGGCGGGATCATTGCCCTCAACATGGATGCCCTCGTCCCAGGACCCTACCTCTCCGTCACCTTCTTCTGGATCCTGGTGGCC TGCTTCCCCAGTGCCATCGCCAGCCACGTGGTGGCAGAGTATCCCAACAAGTGCCTG GTGGAGGTCCTGATCGCGATCAGCAGCGTGACGTCCCCCCTCCTGTTCTCGGCCTCGGGGTTCCTGTCCTGCAGCGTGCTGCGTTTTGTTAACATCTTCCTGCACGAGATTCCCGTGGCCAAG CAATCCTATGATATCCTGCTACTGATCCTCATGGTGCTGCTGCTGGTGCAGGCTGTGCTCACCCTGGCTACTGTCCTGCACTGCGTATCCTTCAAGACCGAGCTCCGCCTGGGGAAGCCGGACTGGGGCAGCCCCTCCTACACGCAGCACTCCCCCCGGCCCAGTGAG GTTTCCAACGGTGCGGTGCGGGAGTTCGACAAGGACAAGGCCTGGAAGGCAGTGGTGGTGCAGATGGcccagtga
- the mlc1 gene encoding membrane protein MLC1 isoform X1, giving the protein MMPRDEAPREEYTYDHMPTLERSRRGDNTSYTVDVKPSDLRRSPSLHPCLSYRTWLYSVLIGGSLLITAGFSLYLGNVFPVAMDYLRCAAGSSIPAAVVSFAIAKNRQAMVSDYQVLFVSTFAVTTTCLVWFGCKLVLNPTAININFNLILLILLEVLLASTVILSARSTEDCCGRTAPVTSEPPVVLKPLCFPTRLLKSYSVIEVIVGISAVFGGIIALNMDALVPGPYLSVTFFWILVACFPSAIASHVVAEYPNKCLVEVLIAISSVTSPLLFSASGFLSCSVLRFVNIFLHEIPVAKQSYDILLLILMVLLLVQAVLTLATVLHCVSFKTELRLGKPDWGSPSYTQHSPRPSEQQVSNGAVREFDKDKAWKAVVVQMAQ; this is encoded by the exons ATGATGCCCCGAGACGAGGCTCCGCGGGAGGAGTACACGTACGACCACATGCCGACGCTGGAGCGGTCCCGGCGCGGGGACAATACCAGCTACACGGTGGACGTCAAGCCCAGCGACCTGCGGCGGAGCCCCAGCCTCCACCCCTGCCTGAGCTACAGGACCTGGCTCTACAGCGTCCTGATCGGG GGCAGTCTCCTCATCACAGCCGGCTTCTCTCTGTACCTGGGCAACGTCTTCCCTGTTGCCATGGACTACCTGCGCTGCGCGGCCGGCTCT AGCATCCCTGCGGCAGTGGTGAGCTTCGCCATCGCGAAGAACCGGCAGGCCATG GTGTCAGACTACCAGGTGCTGTTCGTGTCGACCTTTGCGGTGACGACGACCTGTCTCGTCTGGTTCGGCTGCAAGCTGGTGCTGAACCCCACGGCCATCAAC ATCAATTTCAACCTGATCCTGCTGATCCTGCTGGAGGTCCTGCTAGCGAGTACCGTCATCTTGTCTGCCCGCTCCACCGAGGACTGCTGCGGCCGCACAGCG CCTGTGACCTCTGAGCCCCCTGTGGTTCTGAAACCCCTGTGCTTTCCCACCAGGCTGCTCAAGTCCTACTCT GTGATCGAGGTGATCGTGGGGATATCGGCGGTGTTTGGCGGGATCATTGCCCTCAACATGGATGCCCTCGTCCCAGGACCCTACCTCTCCGTCACCTTCTTCTGGATCCTGGTGGCC TGCTTCCCCAGTGCCATCGCCAGCCACGTGGTGGCAGAGTATCCCAACAAGTGCCTG GTGGAGGTCCTGATCGCGATCAGCAGCGTGACGTCCCCCCTCCTGTTCTCGGCCTCGGGGTTCCTGTCCTGCAGCGTGCTGCGTTTTGTTAACATCTTCCTGCACGAGATTCCCGTGGCCAAG CAATCCTATGATATCCTGCTACTGATCCTCATGGTGCTGCTGCTGGTGCAGGCTGTGCTCACCCTGGCTACTGTCCTGCACTGCGTATCCTTCAAGACCGAGCTCCGCCTGGGGAAGCCGGACTGGGGCAGCCCCTCCTACACGCAGCACTCCCCCCGGCCCAGTGAG CAACAGGTTTCCAACGGTGCGGTGCGGGAGTTCGACAAGGACAAGGCCTGGAAGGCAGTGGTGGTGCAGATGGcccagtga